A stretch of Sphingomonas sp. JUb134 DNA encodes these proteins:
- a CDS encoding tryptophan halogenase family protein, which produces MSRVQQCADSPLRVVIVGGGTAGLMTAAALTALAGRTCAVTLIEAADIPIIGVGEATLPHLRAFVARLGIDETAFMAATSATFKLGIRFSGFGARDSDYFHPFGDYGPDFGRAEFHHYWLRRHAAGDAAPLGDYGIADMAAAANRFARPEDMQWSGEHDTAGLPYGYAYQFDATRFAPFLRDWTCARGAQRREAQVTRVVRSSENGRVLALEIADGQRVSGDLFIDCSGFRAILRDEDLWEDWSHWLPCDRAVAVPCTAAGATIEPYTRAKAMDAGGWRWRIPLQHRVGNGYVYPSAFVGDDHAQDTLLAALEGAPLADPRVLRFRAGRQRRAWAHNVVAIGLAAGFLEPLESTSIHLVQAAITHLIEHFPDAQGCDADRDGFNRAMDAEHDRIRDFLILHYHATIRDDAPFWTHVRTMAVPDTLAATLELWRETAQVARYGFGLFKPPSWVAVLIGQGMIPRRWDQRADAAPADMLARELAGLRASIADRVAALPNHSATLARVAASSA; this is translated from the coding sequence ATGTCACGCGTGCAACAGTGCGCCGATAGCCCGCTGAGGGTCGTCATCGTCGGGGGAGGGACAGCGGGCTTGATGACGGCCGCGGCGCTGACCGCCCTTGCCGGACGAACTTGTGCGGTCACCCTCATAGAAGCAGCCGACATCCCGATCATCGGAGTCGGCGAGGCGACGCTGCCGCACCTGCGCGCCTTCGTCGCCCGCCTCGGGATCGACGAGACCGCGTTCATGGCGGCGACCTCCGCGACCTTCAAGCTGGGAATACGGTTCAGCGGCTTCGGCGCGCGCGACAGCGACTACTTCCACCCGTTCGGCGACTACGGTCCGGATTTCGGCCGCGCCGAGTTCCACCACTACTGGCTCCGCCGTCATGCCGCGGGCGATGCCGCACCGCTCGGCGACTACGGGATCGCGGACATGGCTGCGGCCGCGAACCGATTCGCGCGGCCGGAGGACATGCAGTGGTCGGGGGAACACGATACCGCCGGCCTCCCATACGGCTACGCCTACCAGTTCGACGCGACGCGCTTCGCGCCGTTCCTGCGCGACTGGACGTGCGCGCGCGGCGCGCAGCGACGCGAGGCTCAGGTCACCCGTGTCGTCCGTTCGTCCGAGAACGGCCGGGTCCTGGCGCTGGAGATCGCGGACGGGCAGCGCGTGAGCGGAGACCTGTTCATCGACTGCTCGGGCTTCCGCGCGATCCTGAGGGACGAGGACCTGTGGGAGGATTGGTCGCACTGGCTGCCCTGCGACCGGGCGGTCGCCGTGCCGTGCACGGCCGCCGGCGCGACGATCGAGCCCTACACCCGGGCGAAGGCGATGGACGCGGGCGGCTGGCGCTGGCGCATCCCGCTCCAGCACCGGGTCGGCAACGGCTACGTCTATCCCAGCGCCTTCGTCGGAGACGATCATGCCCAGGACACGCTGCTGGCCGCGCTGGAGGGAGCCCCGCTCGCCGATCCACGCGTGCTGCGCTTCCGCGCCGGGCGGCAACGGCGCGCGTGGGCCCACAACGTGGTGGCGATCGGCCTCGCAGCCGGCTTCCTGGAGCCGCTGGAGTCCACCAGCATCCATCTCGTGCAGGCCGCGATCACGCACCTGATCGAGCATTTTCCCGACGCGCAGGGCTGCGACGCCGATCGCGACGGCTTCAACCGCGCGATGGACGCCGAGCACGACCGCATCCGCGACTTCCTGATCCTCCACTATCACGCGACGATCCGCGACGACGCGCCGTTCTGGACCCACGTGCGCACGATGGCCGTGCCCGACACGCTGGCCGCGACGCTGGAACTCTGGCGGGAGACGGCGCAGGTCGCGCGCTACGGCTTCGGCCTGTTCAAGCCGCCGAGCTGGGTGGCGGTACTGATCGGGCAGGGCATGATCCCGCGGCGCTGGGACCAGCGTGCCGATGCCGCCCCTGCCGACATGCTGGCGCGCGAGCTGGCCGGCCTGCGCGCGTCGATCGCCGACCGGGTCGCCGCGCTTCCAAACCACAGCGCGACCCTCGCCCGTGTCGCCGCGTCGTCGGCATGA